One window of the Nitrospirota bacterium genome contains the following:
- a CDS encoding alpha/beta hydrolase, with the protein MKRWSKSGGKIIFLTYLLILTTGCSSLFFYPQRELIDNPALLNINYRNIYFKTPDGVNLNGWLLKTRVNKNGTVLFLHGNAQNISTHVNSVLWLLDYGYDVFLFDYRGYGKSEGHVSLKGSHLDAISALDALLSMTDSKKKRVVVYGQSLGGAIAVYTVANSPHKAAVDAIILDSAFSSYRTIAREKLAALILTWPFQYPLSFLISDYYSPVRWIKKVYPVPVLLLHGDKDRVVAVDHSRIIYNNALSPKEIWVLKGLDHIEGVRDEGVRLRLLNYLDKLPAK; encoded by the coding sequence AACGCTGGAGTAAATCAGGCGGTAAAATCATATTTTTAACATATTTGCTGATCCTGACCACAGGTTGTTCCTCTCTCTTCTTCTATCCCCAAAGGGAATTGATAGACAATCCGGCACTACTGAACATTAATTACCGTAATATTTATTTTAAAACACCAGATGGCGTGAACCTTAATGGCTGGTTACTCAAAACAAGGGTAAACAAGAATGGCACGGTTTTATTCCTTCATGGAAATGCTCAGAACATCAGCACCCATGTTAATAGTGTACTATGGCTGCTTGATTATGGGTACGACGTCTTTCTCTTCGACTACAGGGGCTATGGCAAATCAGAAGGCCATGTCAGTTTAAAAGGATCGCACTTAGATGCCATATCTGCTCTTGATGCCTTATTGAGCATGACGGATTCCAAAAAGAAGCGGGTTGTTGTATACGGGCAGAGTCTCGGAGGGGCAATTGCGGTCTATACTGTAGCCAATTCTCCTCATAAGGCAGCAGTTGATGCCATTATATTGGACAGTGCATTCTCATCATACCGGACAATCGCAAGAGAGAAGTTGGCAGCGCTGATTCTAACATGGCCTTTTCAGTACCCACTTTCATTTTTAATAAGTGATTATTACAGCCCTGTTAGATGGATAAAAAAGGTATATCCGGTACCCGTTTTGTTGCTCCACGGAGACAAAGACAGAGTAGTGGCGGTTGATCATAGCAGGATTATTTATAACAATGCGTTATCTCCTAAGGAAATTTGGGTACTCAAAGGCCTGGATCACATAGAAGGAGTCAGGGATGAAGGCGTAAGGTTGAGACTACTGAATTATTTAGATAA